From the genome of Variovorax sp. RA8, one region includes:
- a CDS encoding Kelch repeat-containing protein, producing the protein MQRRRLVLASAAMALGGAARAQSLPPAPSSPEPFARLQGGVPHHMTPEQEAQRVTDSPAPAGAPGRWLVRAALPIPRSEMAWATATQGRMHVVGGYGEGAVNRDYHHIYDPASDRWLSGAPLPRGANHVAVASEGGRVWALGGFTEQNRRSDDKAFVYDTAADRWTAIAPLPRPRGAAAAVVLDGMLHLIGGASEPAAERASVGWHEVYDTRADRWSARKPLPAARDHVGCVAHNGQIHVIGGRFNTFEYNTELHHVYLPARDTWELRAPLPTARSGHGLVVYRERLYAMGGEGGFLVGGVPRQAKVFGQMESYDPRSDQWQRHAPMPTPRHAVGAAVIGDWIYVAGGGAVLGGSVQSAVHEAFTLG; encoded by the coding sequence ATGCAGCGCCGACGACTGGTCCTCGCGAGCGCGGCCATGGCCCTCGGGGGCGCTGCACGTGCGCAGTCGCTGCCCCCCGCGCCATCCTCGCCCGAACCCTTCGCGCGCCTGCAGGGCGGCGTTCCGCACCACATGACCCCCGAGCAGGAGGCGCAGCGCGTCACCGACAGCCCGGCGCCGGCCGGTGCGCCCGGCCGCTGGCTGGTGCGCGCGGCGCTGCCGATCCCGCGCAGCGAAATGGCCTGGGCCACCGCGACGCAGGGCCGGATGCACGTGGTGGGTGGCTACGGGGAGGGCGCCGTCAACCGCGACTACCACCACATCTACGACCCGGCCAGCGACCGTTGGTTGTCAGGCGCGCCCCTGCCGCGCGGCGCCAACCACGTGGCGGTGGCGTCGGAAGGCGGGCGCGTGTGGGCCCTTGGCGGCTTCACCGAACAGAACCGGCGCTCCGACGACAAGGCCTTCGTCTACGACACCGCTGCCGATCGCTGGACCGCCATCGCGCCGCTGCCGCGTCCGCGCGGCGCGGCGGCGGCGGTGGTGCTCGACGGCATGCTGCATTTGATCGGCGGCGCCTCCGAGCCGGCTGCCGAGCGCGCCAGCGTAGGCTGGCACGAGGTCTACGACACGCGGGCCGATCGCTGGTCCGCGCGCAAGCCCTTGCCGGCTGCGCGCGACCACGTCGGCTGCGTCGCGCACAACGGGCAGATCCACGTGATCGGCGGCCGCTTCAACACCTTCGAATACAACACCGAGCTGCACCATGTCTACCTACCGGCGCGCGACACGTGGGAGTTGCGTGCCCCGCTGCCGACCGCACGCTCGGGCCACGGGCTCGTTGTCTATCGCGAACGCCTCTACGCGATGGGCGGCGAGGGCGGCTTCCTCGTCGGCGGCGTGCCGCGCCAGGCCAAGGTTTTCGGCCAGATGGAAAGCTACGACCCGCGCTCGGACCAGTGGCAGCGCCACGCGCCCATGCCGACGCCGCGCCACGCCGTGGGCGCGGCCGTGATCGGCGACTGGATCTACGTTGCGGGCGGTGGCGCCGTGCTCGGCGGCAGCGTGCAGTCGGCGGTGCACGAGGCCTTCACGCTGGGCTGA
- a CDS encoding lytic transglycosylase domain-containing protein: protein MKFRHAPGRWWRLPLLLLALWSWQPLVHASDIFGYVDDKGVAHFASEKVDERYQLFFRGGQAFDTAQGIGPLARGRAGRIDGKVPRASQSLLALFEASPNYKPAQKALREAARRHDIDYELLQALVATESGFDAQAVSPKGARGLMQLMPATAQRYGVGADKRGSIEKKLFDPHINIAAGARYLRDLIAMFPGDIELALAAYNAGEGAVQRAGNKIPNYRETQNYVKTVLQLYAYLKPSAAAGRGNAPGRVRMELAAPRGGALGRGNMPSPSGAMPMLPDLAEAQQTAEVDASAAALKLSDRISTKP, encoded by the coding sequence ATGAAATTCCGACATGCTCCCGGCCGCTGGTGGCGGCTCCCGCTCCTGCTGCTCGCACTGTGGTCATGGCAGCCGCTCGTGCACGCGTCCGACATCTTCGGCTACGTCGACGACAAGGGCGTGGCCCACTTCGCCTCCGAGAAGGTCGACGAGCGCTACCAGCTCTTCTTCCGCGGCGGCCAGGCCTTCGATACTGCCCAGGGCATCGGCCCGCTGGCGCGCGGTCGGGCGGGCCGCATCGATGGCAAGGTGCCCCGCGCGTCGCAATCGCTGCTCGCGCTGTTCGAGGCCTCGCCCAACTACAAGCCCGCACAGAAGGCGCTGCGCGAAGCGGCGCGGCGCCATGACATCGACTACGAACTGCTGCAGGCGCTGGTCGCCACCGAGTCCGGCTTCGATGCGCAGGCCGTCTCGCCCAAGGGCGCACGCGGCCTGATGCAGCTGATGCCGGCGACCGCGCAGCGCTACGGCGTCGGCGCCGACAAGCGCGGCTCGATCGAGAAGAAGCTCTTCGATCCGCACATCAACATCGCGGCCGGCGCGCGCTACTTGCGCGACCTGATCGCGATGTTCCCCGGCGATATCGAGCTCGCGCTGGCGGCCTACAACGCGGGCGAGGGCGCGGTGCAGCGCGCGGGCAACAAGATCCCGAACTACCGCGAGACGCAGAACTACGTGAAGACGGTGCTGCAGCTCTATGCGTACCTCAAGCCCTCGGCGGCTGCCGGCCGGGGCAACGCGCCGGGCCGCGTGCGCATGGAGCTGGCGGCACCGCGCGGCGGTGCGCTGGGTCGCGGGAACATGCCCTCGCCATCGGGTGCGATGCCGATGTTGCCGGACCTCGCCGAGGCACAGCAAACGGCCGAGGTGGACGCGAGTGCCGCGGCGCTGAAGCTGTCGGATCGAATCTCGACAAAGCCGTAG
- the parC gene encoding DNA topoisomerase IV subunit A, with product MDSQPPLDFQNPEEDGALTLADYAQTAYLEYALSVVKGRALPDVSDGQKPVQRRILYSMSRMGLGFGGANGTVGAKPVKSARVVGDVLGRFHPHGDQAAYDALVRMAQDFSQRYPLVDGQGNFGSRDGDGAAAMRYTEARLSRITSLLLDEIDEGTVDFIPNYDGSTEEPRLLPARLPFTLLNGASGIAVGLATEIPSHNLREIADACVALIKSNGKFSDEELFALVPGPDYPGGAQIISGPAEIAEAYRTGRGSLKVRARWKIEELARGQWQLVVNELPPGVSTQKVLEEIEELTNPKVRAGKKALTAEQTQLKAAVLAVLDVVRDESSKDAPVRLVFEPKTSRISQEEFITTLLAQTSLENSAPINLTMVGIDGKPTQKSLRQMLNEWIAFREITVERRSRHRLGKVQDRIHILEGRQLVLLNIDEVIAIIRAAEDPKAALIARFDLSERQAEDILEIRLRQLARLEAIKIEQELKGLREEQKKLEDILASPAALRRLLVKEIEADAKSFEDPRRTLIQAEKRAVAEVRVVDEPVTVIVSQKGWVRTQKGWASERAAGAAAPEYSFKSGDALYGAFECRSVDTLLVFGTAKDKSVRVYSVAVASLPGGRGDGQPVTTLIDLESGTHVAHYFAGPSGAALLLSSTGGYGFIASVENMISRQRGGKAFIDVGEGEQLCRPSLVGGASGAEPMPPATHVACASTGGRILTFEILEMKALPKGGRGLTLIDLDAKDTLAGAAAYTRSVKIEGIGRGGKEREETLEIRTLNNARGSRARKGKAADLGFKPSSVVRVL from the coding sequence ATGGATTCCCAACCGCCCCTCGATTTTCAGAACCCCGAAGAGGACGGGGCCCTCACACTGGCCGATTACGCGCAGACCGCCTACCTCGAATACGCGCTTTCGGTCGTCAAGGGCCGCGCGCTGCCTGACGTCAGCGACGGCCAGAAGCCGGTGCAGCGGCGCATCCTCTACTCCATGTCGCGCATGGGCCTCGGCTTCGGCGGCGCCAACGGCACCGTGGGCGCCAAGCCGGTCAAGAGCGCCCGTGTGGTCGGCGACGTGCTGGGCCGCTTCCATCCGCATGGCGACCAGGCCGCGTACGACGCGCTGGTGCGCATGGCGCAGGACTTCTCGCAGCGCTACCCGCTGGTCGACGGCCAGGGCAACTTCGGCAGCCGCGACGGCGACGGCGCCGCGGCCATGCGCTACACCGAGGCGCGGCTGTCGCGCATCACCAGCCTGCTGCTCGACGAAATCGACGAGGGCACGGTCGACTTCATCCCCAACTACGACGGCTCGACCGAGGAGCCGCGCCTGCTGCCCGCGCGGCTGCCCTTCACGCTGCTCAACGGCGCCAGCGGCATCGCCGTCGGCCTCGCCACCGAGATCCCGAGCCACAACCTGCGCGAGATCGCGGACGCCTGCGTGGCGCTGATCAAGTCCAACGGCAAGTTCTCCGACGAGGAGCTGTTCGCGCTGGTGCCCGGCCCCGACTACCCCGGCGGCGCGCAGATCATCAGCGGGCCGGCCGAGATCGCCGAGGCCTACCGCACCGGCCGCGGCTCGCTCAAGGTGCGCGCGCGCTGGAAGATCGAGGAGCTCGCGCGCGGCCAGTGGCAACTGGTGGTCAACGAGCTGCCCCCCGGCGTCAGCACGCAGAAGGTGCTGGAGGAAATCGAGGAGCTCACCAACCCCAAGGTCCGCGCCGGCAAGAAGGCGCTCACGGCCGAGCAGACCCAGCTCAAGGCGGCCGTGCTCGCGGTGCTCGATGTGGTGCGCGACGAGTCCAGCAAGGACGCGCCGGTGCGCCTGGTGTTCGAGCCCAAGACCTCGCGCATCAGCCAGGAGGAGTTCATCACCACGCTGCTGGCGCAGACATCGCTGGAGAACTCCGCGCCCATCAATCTCACGATGGTGGGCATCGACGGCAAGCCGACGCAGAAGTCGCTGCGCCAGATGCTCAACGAGTGGATCGCCTTCCGCGAGATCACCGTAGAGCGCCGCTCGCGGCACCGGCTCGGCAAGGTGCAGGACCGCATCCACATCCTCGAGGGCCGGCAGCTGGTGCTGCTCAACATCGACGAGGTGATCGCGATCATCCGCGCCGCGGAGGACCCGAAGGCTGCGCTGATCGCGCGCTTCGACCTCAGCGAGCGGCAGGCCGAGGACATCCTCGAGATCCGGCTGCGCCAGCTGGCGCGTCTGGAGGCCATCAAGATCGAGCAGGAGCTCAAGGGCCTGCGCGAGGAGCAGAAGAAGCTCGAGGACATCCTCGCCAGCCCGGCCGCGCTGCGCCGCCTGCTGGTGAAGGAGATCGAGGCCGACGCAAAGAGCTTCGAGGACCCTCGCCGCACGCTGATCCAGGCCGAGAAGCGCGCCGTGGCCGAGGTGCGCGTGGTCGACGAGCCGGTGACGGTGATCGTCTCGCAGAAGGGCTGGGTGCGCACGCAGAAGGGCTGGGCCAGCGAGCGCGCCGCGGGCGCCGCAGCACCCGAGTACAGCTTCAAGTCCGGCGATGCGCTCTACGGCGCCTTCGAGTGCCGCTCGGTCGACACGCTGCTGGTCTTCGGCACCGCCAAGGACAAGAGCGTGCGCGTCTACAGCGTGGCCGTGGCATCGTTGCCCGGCGGGCGCGGCGACGGCCAGCCGGTCACCACGCTGATCGACCTCGAGAGCGGCACGCATGTCGCGCACTACTTCGCGGGCCCGTCCGGCGCGGCGCTGCTGCTGTCGAGCACCGGCGGCTACGGCTTCATCGCCTCGGTCGAGAACATGATCTCGCGGCAGCGCGGCGGCAAGGCCTTCATCGACGTGGGCGAGGGCGAGCAGCTGTGCCGGCCCTCGCTGGTGGGAGGCGCGAGCGGCGCGGAGCCGATGCCGCCGGCGACCCACGTGGCCTGTGCCTCGACGGGCGGGCGCATCCTGACCTTCGAGATCCTCGAGATGAAGGCGCTGCCCAAGGGTGGCCGCGGGCTCACGCTGATCGACCTCGACGCCAAGGACACGCTGGCGGGCGCCGCGGCCTACACGCGCAGCGTGAAGATCGAGGGCATCGGCCGCGGCGGCAAGGAGCGCGAGGAGACGCTGGAGATCCGCACCCTCAACAACGCCCGCGGCAGCCGCGCGCGCAAGGGCAAGGCGGCCGACCTGGGCTTCAAGCCCAGCAGTGTCGTGCGCGTGCTCTGA
- a CDS encoding sulfite exporter TauE/SafE family protein → MLAGAVKGVIGLGLPTLSMALLAVWMSPAAAAALLIVPSLVTNVWQLQPWRGLGSLARRLGGMQLGIVAGTLLGAWLFGAPDGAGARVALGVALVAYAAWLLLAPPLALDARHEPWLGPLVGAITGGITALTGVFVLPAVVYLQSLSLSRDALIQAMGLSFTTSTLALALALAGRASYSTPLFGASLAMLLPALAGMAFGQWLRVRMPLPVFRRCFLAGLALLGGYMVARELIR, encoded by the coding sequence ATGCTGGCCGGTGCGGTCAAGGGCGTCATCGGGCTCGGACTCCCGACGCTGTCGATGGCGCTGCTGGCGGTGTGGATGTCGCCGGCCGCTGCCGCGGCGCTGCTGATCGTTCCCTCGCTGGTCACCAACGTGTGGCAGTTGCAGCCCTGGCGCGGCCTGGGCAGCCTCGCGCGCCGGCTCGGCGGCATGCAGCTGGGCATCGTCGCCGGCACCTTGCTGGGGGCCTGGCTGTTCGGCGCGCCGGACGGCGCAGGCGCAAGGGTGGCGCTCGGCGTCGCACTCGTCGCGTATGCCGCGTGGCTGCTGCTGGCGCCACCGCTCGCGCTCGATGCACGGCACGAGCCATGGCTGGGGCCGCTGGTGGGGGCGATCACGGGTGGGATCACGGCGCTGACCGGCGTGTTCGTACTGCCCGCGGTGGTCTACCTGCAGTCCTTGTCGCTGTCGCGCGACGCGCTGATCCAGGCGATGGGACTCTCGTTCACCACCTCGACCCTCGCGCTCGCCCTGGCGCTGGCCGGCCGCGCCAGCTATTCGACGCCGCTGTTCGGCGCGTCGCTGGCGATGCTGCTGCCGGCGCTGGCGGGGATGGCCTTCGGCCAGTGGCTTCGCGTGCGCATGCCGCTGCCGGTGTTCAGGCGGTGCTTCCTTGCCGGGCTGGCGCTGCTGGGGGGCTACATGGTCGCACGGGAGCTGATCCGATGA
- a CDS encoding MBL fold metallo-hydrolase encodes MTTALLCKSLILATALGLVAGCASTASSACETQYATSPQFKDCSFQNLPNPQALPSASSWKIWSRFLAGTKTGTVPVDPIPVQALDAAQLEALDRDANHVIRLGHSSHLLKLRGKYWLIDPVFGDRASPFSFIGPKRFHKPPLRLEQLPPIEGLILSHDHYDHLDVPTIEYLAQRVQRYFVPLGVRARLLEMGVPPERVAEFDWWQAAEHDDVRLTAAPAQHFSGRTLNDRNKTLWASWIVESGGKRIFYSGDSGYFSGFRQIGERFGGFDLALMENGAYDAYWPSVHMTPEESVRAFEDLRGKVLYVVHNSTFDLAFHTWRDPLDRIAKLALAKNIDLATPVIGEVLTIGRPRSNALWWEGLK; translated from the coding sequence ATGACCACCGCCCTCCTCTGCAAGAGCCTCATCCTGGCCACGGCCTTGGGCCTGGTCGCCGGCTGCGCCAGCACCGCGAGCAGCGCCTGCGAAACGCAATACGCGACTTCCCCGCAGTTCAAGGACTGCAGCTTCCAGAACCTGCCGAACCCGCAGGCCCTCCCCTCGGCCAGCTCGTGGAAGATCTGGTCTCGCTTTCTTGCCGGCACCAAGACGGGGACGGTGCCGGTCGATCCCATCCCCGTGCAGGCACTGGACGCAGCGCAGCTCGAAGCGCTGGACCGCGACGCCAACCACGTGATCCGCCTCGGCCATTCCTCGCACCTGCTCAAGCTGCGGGGCAAGTACTGGCTGATCGATCCGGTCTTCGGCGATCGCGCCTCGCCCTTCTCGTTCATCGGGCCGAAGCGCTTCCACAAGCCGCCGCTGCGGCTCGAGCAGCTGCCGCCCATCGAGGGCCTGATCCTCTCGCACGACCACTACGACCACCTCGACGTCCCGACCATCGAGTACCTGGCGCAGCGCGTGCAGCGCTACTTCGTCCCACTGGGCGTGCGTGCCCGGCTGCTGGAGATGGGCGTGCCGCCCGAGCGCGTGGCCGAGTTCGACTGGTGGCAGGCCGCCGAGCACGACGACGTGCGGCTCACGGCCGCGCCGGCGCAGCATTTCTCGGGCCGCACGCTCAACGACCGCAACAAGACGCTGTGGGCTTCGTGGATCGTCGAGAGTGGCGGCAAGCGCATCTTCTACAGCGGCGACTCGGGCTACTTCTCGGGCTTCCGCCAGATCGGCGAGCGATTCGGCGGCTTCGACCTGGCGTTGATGGAGAACGGCGCCTACGACGCCTACTGGCCCTCGGTGCACATGACGCCCGAAGAGAGCGTGCGCGCCTTCGAGGATCTCCGCGGCAAGGTGCTGTACGTCGTGCACAACAGCACCTTCGACCTCGCCTTCCACACCTGGCGCGATCCGCTGGACCGCATCGCGAAGCTGGCTCTGGCGAAGAACATCGATCTGGCGACGCCGGTGATCGGGGAGGTGCTGACGATCGGGCGGCCGCGGAGCAATGCGCTGTGGTGGGAGGGCCTCAAGTAG